From a single Sphingobium lignivorans genomic region:
- a CDS encoding YdcF family protein: MAFSLTTVCAHAQTVRDAVTESLSQRLFPSLDALERNPAALDALQDRPGVAAMLRARLDRRAACGADLGCVTQAMLWTDGEAQILAAAMPGKGADDGAAAQAAREIAGVNIILRTYGLGQVPPYPQIDGAGTIDPQESRARLQAAAWLSQTGRAGSVQALDPSVEFALALLDGSDRIDAIGFEPLQSGLNAPAMKRAKSLDWTRFRYSAMIVTGVGPEVEGMPLSPFGKYHLRLAAQRFAAGDVPFLIVSGGRAHPRATRFTEAEEMRRALIERYGIPADAIVIEPYARHTTTNLRNATRLLMAMGAPLAKDALIVCNPGQSAAIESPQFVTRNARELGYQPGTVGRRLSPTELEFRPSPLSARVDPRDPLDP, translated from the coding sequence ATGGCTTTTTCCCTGACGACGGTCTGCGCGCATGCGCAGACCGTAAGGGACGCGGTCACGGAAAGCCTGTCGCAGCGGCTGTTTCCCTCGCTCGACGCGCTGGAACGCAATCCTGCGGCGCTGGATGCGCTGCAGGACCGCCCGGGAGTCGCCGCCATGCTGCGCGCCCGGCTGGACAGGCGCGCGGCCTGCGGCGCCGATCTCGGCTGCGTGACGCAGGCGATGCTGTGGACCGACGGCGAGGCGCAAATCCTCGCCGCCGCCATGCCGGGCAAGGGCGCGGACGATGGCGCCGCCGCCCAGGCCGCGCGGGAGATCGCGGGCGTCAACATCATCCTGCGCACTTATGGTCTCGGCCAGGTGCCGCCTTATCCGCAGATCGACGGTGCGGGCACCATCGACCCGCAGGAAAGCCGCGCGCGTCTTCAGGCTGCGGCGTGGCTGTCGCAGACCGGACGGGCCGGCTCCGTGCAGGCGCTCGATCCCAGCGTGGAGTTCGCGCTCGCCCTGCTCGACGGAAGCGACCGCATTGACGCGATCGGCTTCGAGCCTCTGCAGAGCGGCCTCAACGCTCCCGCGATGAAGCGCGCGAAGAGCCTCGATTGGACGCGTTTCCGCTATAGTGCGATGATCGTCACTGGCGTCGGCCCTGAGGTCGAGGGGATGCCGCTCAGCCCCTTCGGCAAATATCATCTTCGCCTCGCGGCGCAGCGTTTCGCCGCGGGCGACGTGCCTTTCCTCATCGTTTCCGGGGGGCGGGCCCATCCCCGCGCCACCCGCTTCACCGAGGCCGAGGAGATGCGCCGCGCTCTCATCGAACGATACGGCATTCCCGCCGATGCCATCGTCATCGAGCCTTATGCGCGCCACACCACCACCAATCTGCGCAATGCCACGCGCCTGCTCATGGCGATGGGCGCGCCGCTGGCAAAGGACGCGCTGATCGTCTGCAATCCCGGCCAGAGCGCGGCAATCGAGAGCCCGCAATTCGTGACGCGCAACGCGCGCGAGCTTGGCTACCAGCCGGGGACGGTCGGTCGTCGCCTCTCGCCCACGGAGCTGGAATTCCGTCCCTCGCCCCTGTCCGCGCGGGTGGACCCGCGCGACCCCCTCGATCCCTGA
- a CDS encoding TonB-dependent receptor domain-containing protein — MSRTLAGLLLCGASALTAPAFAQQASGDAAVAPQEEEVDQAIIVTGTRIGGVAPVGSSLVQLGQEEMQGTGLTSTADMLNTVPSILRLGAGDNYAGGQAQQGNTLTAFTFGKSPNIRGLGPGATLSLVNSHRVPYEGANMNVFDGDNYPSQMIQRIDVVQDGGSALYGADAIAGTVNYILRRPETTLEVYGGYRKNDGQQGWYVTGIGGLKWGEGSAMEGGFIASYQHSYQDSFEASARPDLYNDDLSPYGGPPPSLYAAPGNVVVNGRYYAIPAGQDGTTIKLADLLSSPRYFNTWTGIEVIPRIKADRFALNAEQRLTDWLRLFGDALYVRREVAINGPNSSTSNRVTNFGQLPLIPNSNPFSPCNPSHYPGGVVTGPAELLAACQTGSLAVAYSTVYDIGSPRRTATTKTWSYGGGAELSLPYDWSLIVSAYAGTYDEPSLTTQSGGAPAPNFATFNFFCDPTAFACTDSATAQAILAGGRSLENYAKHDMQVYAASASGKLFTLPGGDLKLAVGYERYEGSLLVQNNFGGNNLNKRTVSSVFGELFIPIVGPDSNVPAIHRLELNISGRIDDYSDAGSTSNPRIGANWWPTDGLKLFGSWGTSFRAPGLADNDPFSQTGVIPGTVMGNQISSAICTGCQTLGMAAIYQAIGGANRNLSPETSETYSLGAEWTPRNIPGLIVSAKYWWLSYEGQVGAPAFAVGTVPAINQQIYNSQIIYNPTYFPTLAADNPVAFFGEFPTIDQGNPACAAAFGQAVNTQALFDAMINCYNSGGERGGLFGPPTAANRVLALVSGRRINAGKTLGKGIDFNVSYAFDSSIGSWNLGAVASYTMDWKVSPIPGAALVQEVNQLGFPLTWQGRGSVGWQQNFGFGRLFINGFVNYRNGYEIDAAQLPIGVPASYAKIDSYTTFDLTLGVDTGDALGWMPAKGLNLTFSIQNLFDTDPPLVVNQAGLAGSAIRFDPTYGSPLGRVFQVHLGKKF, encoded by the coding sequence TTGAGCAGGACCCTTGCGGGCTTGCTGCTCTGCGGCGCCTCTGCGCTCACGGCCCCGGCCTTCGCGCAGCAAGCTTCCGGGGATGCCGCCGTGGCGCCGCAGGAGGAAGAGGTCGATCAGGCAATCATCGTGACCGGCACGCGCATCGGGGGTGTCGCACCGGTCGGGTCCTCGCTCGTCCAGCTCGGCCAGGAGGAGATGCAGGGGACGGGCCTGACCAGTACGGCCGACATGCTCAACACGGTCCCGTCCATCCTGCGCCTGGGCGCGGGCGACAATTACGCCGGCGGCCAGGCCCAGCAGGGCAACACGCTCACGGCCTTCACCTTCGGCAAGTCGCCCAACATCCGCGGGCTTGGCCCCGGCGCGACGCTCAGTCTCGTGAACAGCCACCGCGTGCCCTATGAAGGCGCGAACATGAACGTGTTCGACGGGGACAATTACCCCTCGCAGATGATCCAGCGCATCGACGTGGTGCAGGACGGCGGATCGGCCCTGTATGGCGCGGACGCCATCGCGGGCACGGTCAACTACATCCTGCGGCGCCCCGAGACGACGCTCGAAGTCTATGGCGGCTATCGGAAGAATGACGGTCAGCAAGGCTGGTACGTCACCGGCATCGGTGGCCTCAAATGGGGCGAGGGCAGCGCCATGGAAGGCGGCTTCATCGCTTCCTACCAGCATAGCTACCAGGATTCGTTCGAGGCATCGGCACGGCCCGATCTCTACAATGACGATCTGTCGCCTTATGGCGGGCCGCCGCCCTCGCTTTATGCGGCGCCGGGCAACGTGGTCGTGAACGGGCGATATTACGCCATTCCCGCCGGGCAGGATGGGACGACCATCAAGCTCGCCGATCTCCTCTCGAGCCCGCGCTACTTCAACACCTGGACCGGGATCGAGGTCATTCCCCGGATCAAGGCGGATCGTTTCGCGCTCAATGCCGAACAGCGCCTGACCGACTGGCTCCGCCTGTTCGGCGATGCGCTCTACGTGCGCCGGGAAGTCGCCATTAACGGGCCCAACTCCTCGACCAGCAACCGCGTCACCAATTTCGGGCAATTGCCGCTCATCCCGAACAGCAATCCGTTCAGCCCCTGCAATCCGAGCCATTATCCTGGCGGGGTCGTGACCGGCCCGGCCGAGCTGCTCGCGGCCTGCCAGACCGGCTCCCTCGCCGTCGCTTACAGCACGGTCTACGACATCGGGTCTCCGCGCCGCACGGCGACGACGAAGACATGGAGCTATGGCGGCGGCGCCGAGCTGAGCCTGCCTTATGACTGGTCGCTGATCGTCTCGGCTTATGCCGGCACCTATGACGAGCCGTCCCTCACGACGCAGTCAGGCGGCGCGCCCGCACCGAACTTCGCGACCTTCAACTTCTTCTGCGATCCCACGGCCTTTGCCTGCACGGACTCCGCCACCGCGCAGGCCATTCTCGCCGGTGGGCGATCGCTCGAAAACTATGCCAAGCATGACATGCAGGTCTATGCGGCGAGCGCCAGCGGCAAGCTGTTCACGCTGCCCGGAGGCGACCTGAAGCTCGCGGTCGGCTATGAGCGTTACGAGGGCTCGCTGCTGGTGCAGAATAATTTCGGCGGCAACAATCTCAACAAGCGCACCGTCTCCTCGGTGTTCGGCGAGTTGTTCATCCCGATCGTGGGGCCGGATTCCAACGTGCCGGCCATTCATCGGCTGGAGCTCAACATCTCGGGCCGCATCGACGACTATAGCGACGCGGGATCGACCTCCAATCCGCGGATCGGCGCCAACTGGTGGCCGACGGACGGATTGAAGCTCTTCGGCAGCTGGGGCACCTCTTTCCGGGCGCCGGGCCTCGCGGACAACGATCCCTTCTCGCAGACCGGCGTCATCCCCGGCACCGTGATGGGCAACCAGATCTCCAGCGCGATCTGCACCGGTTGTCAGACGCTGGGAATGGCCGCCATCTATCAGGCGATCGGCGGTGCCAATCGGAACCTGTCGCCCGAGACCTCGGAGACCTATTCGCTGGGTGCCGAATGGACGCCGCGCAACATTCCGGGCCTGATCGTCTCCGCCAAATACTGGTGGCTGAGCTATGAAGGGCAGGTGGGTGCGCCCGCCTTCGCGGTGGGCACCGTACCGGCCATCAACCAGCAGATCTACAACTCGCAGATCATCTACAATCCTACTTATTTCCCGACTTTGGCGGCCGACAACCCGGTCGCCTTCTTCGGGGAGTTCCCGACGATCGATCAGGGCAATCCGGCCTGCGCGGCCGCATTCGGCCAGGCCGTGAACACACAGGCGCTCTTCGATGCGATGATCAACTGCTACAATAGCGGCGGCGAGCGGGGCGGCCTGTTCGGCCCGCCGACGGCCGCCAACAGGGTGCTCGCGCTGGTCAGCGGACGCCGCATCAACGCCGGCAAGACGCTCGGCAAGGGCATCGACTTCAACGTCTCCTATGCGTTCGATTCCAGTATCGGCAGCTGGAACCTCGGCGCGGTGGCAAGCTATACGATGGACTGGAAAGTGTCGCCGATCCCCGGTGCGGCGCTCGTCCAGGAAGTCAATCAGCTCGGCTTCCCGCTGACCTGGCAAGGCCGCGGCTCGGTGGGCTGGCAGCAGAATTTCGGGTTCGGCCGGCTGTTTATCAACGGCTTCGTGAACTACCGGAACGGCTACGAAATCGATGCCGCGCAGCTGCCGATCGGCGTCCCCGCGAGCTATGCCAAGATTGACTCCTACACGACCTTCGACCTGACGCTGGGCGTGGATACCGGCGATGCGCTCGGCTGGATGCCGGCCAAGGGTCTCAACCTCACGTTCAGCATCCAGAATCTGTTCGACACCGATCCGCCGCTGGTCGTCAACCAGGCCGGCCTTGCCGGCAGCGCCATCCGCTTCGATCCGACCTATGGCAGCCCGCTTGGCCGCGTGTTCCAGGTGCATCTCGGGAAGAAGTTCTGA
- a CDS encoding MFS transporter has translation MNEIKSGRAHAPLSEAAMAPGAQPAWPPLRQAYYAAWVLAAVQMCAQLNNGVMSLLVEPVKRDLGLTDMQMSYLLGFSTVLFYVVIGIPAARLVDRHNRKWLTAGAVLVWSGATAACGFAQNFWQFFAARFGIGAGESINGPLAYSLMADYFPPEKLPRAIAIYNVGFTGGTAISLLLGALMIHILNGLPTVTLPLLGVVRDWQFVFILNGLVGIPIALLVASIAEPKRRGLSLVQPQSSGQSAHRAATLREVFAYFLLHWRIYGPIFLGLCFTSLHMFGMAAWGAVFYMRSYGWAPATVGLYSGLLSLALAVPSLLGAIWISDWFRNRGHADANMRVLAIGFSLSAPFMILGPLMPSPLLALAMGGIGSACMLFAAPSLNAAMQIVTPNEMRGQMTALYLFTMSAIGGGLGPTYMAFLTEHVWGDPMLLRYALATSAAILFPLSAITYWSGMKPYGVRIRAMKAAGLPV, from the coding sequence GTGAACGAAATCAAGTCCGGGCGTGCGCACGCGCCCCTGTCGGAAGCGGCGATGGCGCCCGGCGCGCAGCCTGCCTGGCCGCCGTTGCGGCAGGCTTATTACGCGGCCTGGGTGCTCGCTGCCGTCCAGATGTGCGCGCAGCTCAACAACGGCGTGATGTCGCTGCTGGTCGAGCCGGTGAAGCGGGATCTCGGGCTCACCGACATGCAGATGAGCTACCTGCTCGGCTTCTCCACCGTTCTTTTCTATGTCGTCATCGGCATTCCCGCGGCGCGGCTGGTGGACCGGCACAATCGCAAATGGCTGACGGCCGGCGCGGTTCTCGTGTGGAGCGGCGCGACGGCGGCGTGCGGCTTCGCCCAGAATTTCTGGCAGTTCTTCGCGGCGCGGTTCGGCATCGGCGCGGGCGAATCGATCAACGGGCCACTGGCCTACTCCCTGATGGCCGACTATTTCCCACCGGAGAAGCTTCCCCGCGCCATCGCCATCTACAATGTCGGCTTCACGGGCGGCACGGCGATTTCGCTGCTGCTGGGCGCGCTGATGATCCATATCCTCAACGGGTTGCCGACCGTCACTTTGCCGCTTCTGGGCGTGGTGCGTGACTGGCAGTTCGTCTTCATCCTGAACGGGCTGGTCGGCATCCCGATCGCGCTGCTTGTCGCCAGCATCGCCGAGCCGAAGCGCCGGGGCCTCAGCCTCGTCCAGCCGCAATCTTCCGGACAGAGCGCACACCGGGCGGCCACCTTGCGGGAGGTGTTCGCCTATTTCCTTCTTCACTGGCGCATCTACGGCCCGATCTTCCTCGGCCTGTGCTTCACGTCCCTGCACATGTTCGGCATGGCGGCCTGGGGCGCGGTCTTCTATATGCGCAGCTATGGCTGGGCCCCCGCGACGGTGGGCCTCTATTCCGGCCTGCTGAGCCTCGCGCTGGCGGTGCCTTCGCTGCTCGGCGCGATCTGGATCAGCGACTGGTTCCGCAACCGCGGGCATGCCGATGCGAACATGCGGGTGCTGGCGATCGGCTTCTCGCTCTCCGCGCCGTTCATGATCCTGGGGCCGCTGATGCCCAGCCCCTTGCTCGCGCTCGCCATGGGAGGCATTGGTTCGGCATGCATGCTGTTCGCGGCACCCTCGCTGAACGCCGCCATGCAGATCGTGACGCCCAACGAGATGCGCGGGCAGATGACGGCGCTCTATCTCTTCACCATGTCGGCGATCGGCGGCGGCCTCGGGCCGACCTACATGGCCTTTCTCACCGAGCATGTCTGGGGCGATCCCATGCTGCTCCGCTACGCCCTCGCGACTTCGGCGGCGATCCTCTTCCCGCTTTCCGCGATCACTTACTGGTCGGGGATGAAGCCCTATGGTGTGCGTATCCGGGCCATGAAGGCCGCGGGGCTCCCGGTTTGA
- a CDS encoding TauD/TfdA dioxygenase family protein, with protein sequence MQINQLHPRFVGEIIGLDTSGPITPQMVEAVEAAMAKYAVCVIRDASLADEDHIRFSRAFGPLELPPAGGKRIAPELYDIGNLDPDGEIIPPKPEGAQPTDFELFHTDSPFNDLPTKWSLLLAYVTPPVGANTEYIDTRAVYEDLPQETKDRIENLSVEHDLFRALQRNGVQFGDDAMKKAYPRMAHPLVRSSASGRKALYMGWHGVGIVGWSDEDGLRLLDELYAFATQEKYIYSHQWRPGDMVIWDNRCTMHSATSFERYRYKRDMRRTTINESGPEVSAIAAMREAAD encoded by the coding sequence ATGCAGATCAATCAACTCCATCCGCGCTTTGTCGGGGAGATCATCGGCCTCGACACATCCGGGCCGATCACGCCGCAGATGGTCGAAGCGGTCGAAGCGGCCATGGCGAAATATGCAGTGTGCGTGATCCGCGACGCGAGCCTTGCGGACGAGGATCATATCCGGTTCAGCCGGGCCTTCGGCCCTCTCGAGCTGCCCCCGGCCGGCGGCAAGCGCATCGCGCCGGAACTCTATGACATCGGCAATCTCGATCCGGACGGCGAGATCATTCCGCCCAAGCCGGAAGGTGCGCAGCCGACAGACTTCGAGCTGTTCCATACCGACAGCCCGTTCAACGACCTGCCGACCAAATGGTCGCTGCTGCTGGCCTATGTCACGCCGCCGGTCGGCGCGAACACGGAATATATCGACACGCGCGCGGTCTACGAGGACTTGCCGCAGGAGACGAAGGACCGGATCGAAAACCTGTCCGTCGAGCACGACCTGTTCCGGGCCCTGCAGCGCAATGGCGTCCAGTTCGGCGACGATGCGATGAAGAAAGCCTATCCGCGCATGGCTCATCCGCTGGTCCGGAGCTCGGCAAGCGGCCGCAAGGCGCTCTACATGGGCTGGCATGGCGTGGGCATCGTGGGATGGAGCGACGAGGACGGGCTCAGGCTGCTCGACGAGCTCTATGCCTTCGCCACGCAGGAGAAATATATCTACTCCCACCAGTGGCGCCCCGGCGACATGGTGATCTGGGACAATCGCTGCACGATGCACAGCGCCACCTCGTTCGAGCGCTACCGCTACAAGCGCGACATGCGGCGTACCACCATCAACGAGTCCGGCCCGGAAGTATCCGCCATCGCCGCCATGCGCGAGGCGGCGGACTGA
- a CDS encoding RNA polymerase sigma factor: protein MHSALVETHSRALRRYFMKRVPIGEVDDLVQEVLLNLQGRQKDAPIANIQGYMFTVAANVLARRFRRNNATILSGDEAPEPVDPISPERILLGQRDLASALDVIRNLPDRTRQIFILHRFEEMTYARIASRLGISVSAVEKHIMLALRALNARAGDEE, encoded by the coding sequence ATGCATAGCGCGCTCGTGGAGACCCACAGCCGCGCCCTGCGCCGCTATTTCATGAAGCGCGTGCCCATCGGCGAGGTCGACGATCTGGTCCAGGAAGTGCTGCTGAACCTGCAGGGCCGGCAGAAGGATGCGCCGATCGCGAATATCCAGGGCTATATGTTCACTGTCGCGGCGAACGTGCTGGCCCGGCGCTTCCGCCGGAACAATGCCACTATCCTCTCCGGTGACGAAGCGCCCGAACCGGTGGATCCGATTTCTCCCGAGCGCATTCTTCTGGGACAGCGCGACCTTGCCTCGGCTCTTGATGTCATTCGCAACCTGCCGGACCGCACGCGACAGATCTTCATCCTGCACCGCTTCGAGGAAATGACATATGCGCGGATCGCGTCGCGCCTGGGCATCTCCGTGAGCGCGGTCGAGAAGCACATCATGCTCGCCTTGCGGGCGCTGAACGCGCGGGCTGGAGACGAAGAATGA
- a CDS encoding TonB-dependent receptor, whose translation MLKTVLAAGVAIAALNTPFVPAYAQDAAPEDANETTGDAIIVTGSTRAERRFDVSYAVNTISREDVEKIAPVNFADLIGQLPGFQTEITGGEVQNIYRIRGLPNDGGFVSFQQDGLPLFHENDGVFFRGDAILKHDLMTSRVEVVRGGPAPIYASYSGAIINAITVTGSEEARGKVQVTLGDTGLYRLDAYQAGKLAENTYYAVGGFMRYHEGYRDNGFPNDKGGQIRANIKHVTDNGFIKLNFNYVNDHNVFYLPIPTADPRDPSKSLDPYIDYFTGTMNSPAFRHVNLKYRDGNGAIQSRSSDLSDGRHLQMVNVGAHYEGDFDGWLVTAAAGYTQGKNDFTAFYSTTNPVDGNAFANGYLNRTGGAPFGAVRFGYVLAGTNTVYDPYAASGLVMQGQYRDIHSNFYSGQANLSVARKFDTGIGTHDIKLGVYGSLYGEDSRTLYQNYLIEVAGKPRTLDLVGYNAAGQVVGRVTDKGVLNYAATLNQGDADARMGAVYANDTWEIVPGLRIDGGIRHERYRYEGWAALTEQANLGDATTLADDTTRAFTGVIQNRKLSPNVTNWTVGANYDFSRHVGIYGRASHLETPPNVQSVMSINPTIITTVADQFEAGLKLSMGRSYLYVTGFYTNFDPLNASFLAFDPTTGRNDVNVPFIGEAQVKGIEFDGAWSVTPWFTLNAALTVSDPKYKNFESATGADPEQAEGNQIVRQPKIYGNIRPSFDFTTGDTDVSIYGRYTYMGKRYVDLYNNTALPAYGTVGAGVTVKHGSWQLQVVGDNLFNAHGLTEGNTRTDSLSGQGSAEAIYGRPIFGRNFRLVIGKSW comes from the coding sequence ATGCTCAAGACAGTACTCGCCGCGGGCGTGGCTATTGCCGCGCTCAACACTCCCTTTGTGCCTGCTTACGCGCAGGATGCCGCGCCCGAAGACGCGAACGAGACGACCGGCGATGCCATCATCGTCACCGGCTCGACCCGCGCCGAGCGCCGCTTCGACGTGTCCTATGCGGTCAACACGATTTCGCGGGAAGATGTCGAGAAGATCGCGCCGGTCAACTTCGCGGATCTCATCGGCCAGCTTCCGGGCTTCCAGACCGAGATCACCGGCGGTGAAGTGCAGAATATCTACCGCATCCGCGGCCTGCCCAATGACGGCGGCTTCGTGAGCTTCCAGCAGGACGGGCTGCCGCTCTTCCACGAGAATGACGGCGTGTTCTTCCGCGGCGACGCGATCCTCAAGCATGACTTGATGACCAGCCGTGTCGAGGTCGTGCGCGGCGGGCCGGCACCCATCTACGCGAGCTACTCGGGCGCGATCATCAACGCGATTACCGTGACCGGCAGCGAGGAAGCACGCGGCAAGGTGCAGGTCACGCTGGGCGATACCGGCCTCTACCGTCTCGACGCCTATCAGGCGGGCAAGCTGGCGGAGAACACCTACTACGCTGTCGGCGGGTTCATGCGCTACCATGAGGGCTATCGCGACAACGGGTTCCCCAACGACAAGGGCGGCCAGATCCGCGCCAATATCAAGCATGTGACGGACAACGGGTTCATCAAGCTGAACTTCAATTACGTCAACGATCACAATGTCTTCTATCTGCCGATCCCGACGGCGGACCCGCGCGACCCCAGCAAGTCGCTGGACCCGTATATCGACTATTTCACCGGCACGATGAACTCGCCTGCCTTCCGGCACGTGAACCTCAAATATCGGGACGGCAACGGCGCGATCCAGAGCCGCAGTTCCGACCTCTCCGATGGCCGCCACCTGCAGATGGTGAACGTCGGGGCGCATTATGAAGGCGACTTCGATGGCTGGCTCGTCACGGCCGCCGCGGGCTATACGCAGGGCAAGAACGACTTCACCGCCTTCTATTCGACGACCAATCCTGTCGACGGCAACGCTTTTGCCAATGGCTATCTGAACCGCACCGGCGGCGCGCCGTTCGGCGCCGTGCGCTTCGGCTATGTGCTGGCGGGCACGAACACGGTCTATGATCCCTATGCCGCGTCCGGACTGGTGATGCAGGGCCAGTATCGCGACATCCACTCGAACTTCTACTCCGGTCAGGCGAACTTGTCCGTCGCGCGGAAGTTCGACACCGGCATCGGCACGCATGACATCAAGCTCGGCGTCTACGGCAGCCTCTACGGCGAGGACAGCCGCACGCTGTACCAGAACTATCTGATCGAAGTGGCGGGCAAGCCCCGCACGCTGGATCTGGTGGGCTACAACGCGGCAGGGCAGGTCGTCGGCCGCGTCACCGACAAGGGCGTGCTGAACTATGCCGCCACGCTCAACCAGGGCGACGCCGATGCCCGGATGGGGGCGGTCTATGCCAACGATACCTGGGAGATCGTGCCCGGCCTGCGCATCGACGGCGGCATCCGCCATGAGCGCTACCGCTACGAAGGCTGGGCCGCGCTGACCGAGCAGGCCAATCTCGGCGATGCCACCACGCTGGCCGACGACACGACCCGCGCCTTCACCGGGGTGATCCAGAACCGCAAGCTCTCGCCCAATGTCACCAACTGGACCGTTGGCGCGAACTACGACTTCTCCCGCCATGTGGGGATCTACGGCCGCGCCTCGCACCTCGAGACGCCGCCCAACGTGCAGAGCGTGATGAGCATCAACCCGACGATCATCACCACGGTCGCCGACCAGTTCGAGGCGGGCCTGAAGCTGTCGATGGGCCGTTCCTACCTGTATGTGACCGGCTTCTACACCAACTTCGATCCGCTCAACGCCTCGTTCCTCGCCTTCGATCCAACCACGGGCCGCAACGACGTGAACGTGCCCTTCATCGGCGAGGCGCAGGTCAAGGGCATCGAGTTCGACGGCGCCTGGAGCGTGACGCCCTGGTTCACGCTGAATGCCGCGCTGACGGTCAGCGACCCCAAGTACAAGAACTTCGAGAGCGCCACCGGCGCCGATCCGGAGCAGGCCGAGGGCAACCAGATCGTTCGCCAGCCGAAGATCTACGGCAACATCCGCCCGAGCTTCGACTTCACCACGGGCGACACCGATGTCTCGATCTATGGTCGCTACACCTACATGGGCAAACGCTATGTCGATCTCTACAACAACACCGCGTTGCCCGCTTACGGCACCGTCGGTGCGGGCGTGACGGTCAAGCATGGCAGCTGGCAGTTGCAGGTCGTCGGCGACAATCTGTTCAACGCGCATGGCCTGACCGAAGGCAATACCCGCACCGACTCGCTGAGCGGCCAGGGCAGCGCGGAGGCGATCTACGGCCGTCCGATCTTCGGGCGTAACTTCCGCCTCGTCATCGGCAAGTCCTGGTAA
- a CDS encoding nuclease gives MRPLLLATLAALSLMPGVARAWGGTAHTVIDRAAIEAIPEDGPVFLRKYEDYIGAASLLPDSWRGNSENFSKIEEDPNHGWFREQFTFLKPIPRSRYEFVIAVYKHYEKIKDSDPETAARTNVRWTGTLPYAAIEAYDRIVVCMRHVRAANAEGRDASVAEQNCAFDVIRLGHYIGDGANPMHNSVSSDGWRGPNPHGYTTDRSVHGRFESRFVDAMGLTVADIAPRIGKPGRTDGDMFDAVLAYLDHSGDKVGDVFALERRDGFANFADKDVREMIYERTAAGATMLRDMLCRAWAESALPPARVEPSPIDFANPKFNPETGSAPD, from the coding sequence ATGCGCCCACTTCTTCTCGCCACCCTTGCCGCGCTGTCCCTCATGCCGGGCGTCGCCAGGGCCTGGGGCGGCACCGCGCACACCGTCATCGATCGCGCCGCGATCGAAGCCATTCCCGAGGATGGCCCCGTCTTCCTGCGCAAATATGAGGACTATATCGGCGCCGCTTCCCTGCTGCCGGACAGCTGGCGCGGCAATTCCGAGAATTTCTCGAAGATCGAGGAAGACCCCAATCATGGCTGGTTCCGCGAGCAGTTCACGTTCCTGAAGCCGATCCCCCGCTCGCGCTACGAGTTCGTGATCGCGGTGTACAAGCACTATGAGAAGATCAAGGACAGCGACCCGGAGACCGCCGCACGGACCAATGTGCGCTGGACCGGCACGCTCCCTTATGCCGCGATCGAAGCCTATGACCGCATCGTCGTCTGCATGCGTCATGTCCGCGCCGCGAATGCGGAAGGGAGGGATGCGTCGGTCGCCGAGCAGAATTGCGCGTTCGACGTGATCCGGCTGGGCCACTATATCGGCGATGGCGCCAATCCGATGCATAATTCGGTCAGCAGCGATGGCTGGCGCGGCCCCAATCCCCATGGCTACACCACCGACCGCAGCGTCCACGGGCGCTTCGAGAGCCGGTTCGTCGACGCCATGGGACTGACCGTGGCCGACATCGCGCCGCGCATCGGCAAGCCCGGCCGCACGGACGGCGACATGTTCGATGCGGTGCTCGCCTATCTCGACCATTCGGGCGACAAGGTGGGCGACGTCTTCGCCCTCGAGAGGCGCGATGGTTTCGCCAATTTCGCCGACAAGGACGTTCGCGAGATGATCTACGAGCGCACCGCGGCCGGCGCGACGATGCTGCGCGACATGCTCTGCCGCGCCTGGGCCGAGAGCGCCTTGCCGCCCGCCAGGGTGGAGCCTTCGCCGATCGACTTCGCCAATCCGAAGTTCAACCCCGAGACCGGTTCGGCGCCTGACTAG